The region AATAACGCTGTTACTACTTTGTGTACGGCAGGGCTCAGGTTGGAACGAAGATGGGACATGTACTCTTTTACATTCTAATCATGTCATTGCAGGTTAGACATATGTGTTCACAGGCCATTGATAGTCAGTCATTTTCCGTGTTTCGGTGTCACTCGTTCACAAACAGTCAAGTGTGTCCATTTTGAATATCAACACCTAACTGAATGACGCATGACCCAGTAGACTCAACACAATATTTCTTTCAATGTATTTTTTCAGTGCGTAGAAAAAGCTGCGTTATTTCCCTCTACCATCAATTGTCTGTTTTCAGATTGTATTCGATTTTTGGTGGAGGCTCCTCGAAGTATACTTTGACATGACACTTTGACAGTTAGAATTTCTATTCTGTTTCCCGTCATCTCCATGTGGAAAGGAATGTAAAATAACACTGTCAGATGAGAAACGTTCAATACAGAGATTTTATTATTTGGTTTCTTTATTGAATCAGACATAGTTGCCCTCTGGAAATACACTGTTTTGGTATTTGGATGTttgctgtatgtatgtatgcgtgtatgtatgtatgcgtgtgtgggGGGGATTGATATCACCGTGACACATCCTGGAGGTCTCCCTCCCCTGTGTGAAACAGTGTGACCCACCATCTCTGTGGACTACTCTCTTGGCTTCGCAGGCAGATGCTCGGTGTCGGCGGTCAACCTGCCCAAACACGTGGACTCGGTTATAAACAAGAGACTCTCCAAGTCCTCCGCCACCCTCTGGAACTCCCCCAACAGAAGTAAGACACGTCAGGCCCCCTTTTCCGGGAACACCCACCTTTCATATCCGTTCCCTCACAATTTTTTTTGTTCTTCATTCTCCacagttttttttctccccacTGTCTCCAATCCAATCGCCTGTTTGTGTTCGATGGTTGATTACCGAATTATTTTCACCTTCCAAATTCAAATCCACCCtagttttttttttctgtggtTCATGGGTTAtggtttttctccctccctctgcattaTGTTCAGTCCCTGCATTTATATACTTCATACTTTGGTGTGAATATATGGGTTCATTTACTCTGTCTTCATATTTTATGTCCCACATTTTTGGTGTTCTTGGGTTATTCGTCTGCTGGTGATGGTCATTTCGTGCTCTTTGGTTTGTGTGTCAGTAGATTTTTTTTCACTCACTGGAGAGTCTTGGTCAATGTCTGgaatggtgatggtgatgatgatgatgatgatgaatgggtTTTCAGGCCTATTCTATCCCGAAGTAAATACACTGTACTATGCGGAACCTAGTAACTCATATTCAGAGTTACTCACACAAGTCAGTGGTGTTTCAGTGCACCGAGAACACCTCTGCAGGTGCAGAGTTCTTTCAGAAGTACATGTCTAAATAGGTCGCAGTGTACCGGTGCGAACACATAGGAACTTTAGTGTTTCAAATTAAAAAAAGTCGACCACTGAAGGACGAGTCAGCGTTTTGAGGGAAAACGCATTCTGAAAACTCCACAGGAACACCTGTGATGCTTGAAAATCGATTAAGGGCACTCTTCTGAAAGCGTAaccctctccctcttttcctctctcttcccctctctcgtctctctcgtcttcctctctctcgtctcttcctctctacctctactcctcttctttctcctctacCCCCTAGTTCTTTTGTCTCACTCATTGTCTATCAAAAgctcactctcctctcttttttatttcagtctctctctcggacactttctctctctctctcgctttccctctctGCTGGATAACCTTATTATCCTTCAGGGCAGGTTTAATAGGGAAGTGAGATGTGATTTTTGTGTACCGAGACCCAGAGCAAACCTCTGCGGTGGacttctttcatctctctcttccctctcctctctctcctccctcgttTTTCAATGTCAATGTTCTGAACAGATGCCTCCGTAGCCagagtttttttttgttgctaactCTGGCAGTGCTTACTTTGTACTGCTCTGGCATAAAGGTTGTGTTCTTCCTCCCTCTCATGTTATTATGCGTCTGGAAGTTTTCCCAGTCTAATATGGAACCCACCATTTCCCCATAGAGCATAAGAATGGGGCGTAGGCCTGGGGTTTGAGGCTTTATTTGGTGTGAGTGTTTACTAGAGGCATAAGGGTTTATGCGGGTGAGATATTGTCTTATTTGATCTGTCGTTATAATATATAACGTAGGAACGCTAACTGAGCAAAGCTTAGCTCATTGTCGATATCTCATATAAAAGAACGAGGAGCAAAAAGGCCTTTCTGTGACACTGTGATGACAATGCGATATTGGAtcattacatttgagtcatttgctAAAATGGGGTTGCAATAGTTATCAAACAGTTAGTGGGTATAAGGTGCatattaaaactgtttgaacACTGACGTCGCCCGACGTGGCGAGACAGAAGTGGAGATATTCACGGTGGCTCTAAGAGGCAAACCGGCTTTGAAAATGAAGCTGGTTTGCCCCTTAAGGCCAGCGTAGGACTTTGAATGTATGTGATAAAATTGGTCGTGTTTTGTCCTCTCCCGCAGCCCGTAGCCTCCATCTGAGCCCGTGGGAGAGCAGCATTGTGGACCGACTGATGACGCCCACCCTGTCCTTTCTGGCCCGTAGCCGCAGCGTCGCCAGCGTGCTCAGCAACGGTAAAGGCCGTAAGTAGTTATCCCACTCCCACTGGGGTAGATGAGACCTGCTATTGGCGGGGGTTGTTTGTCATTTAGAACAACATCTCTCCAACCTCTCCTCTTGGCCCCCAGCACTTCCAGCTATTTGATCATTTGTTCCAGTCAGAGCTAGCACATCTGATTccacttgtcaactaatcatcaagcccttgaatgAGCTGATGAACTACGATAATTCTGGACACGACACAATTGGGAAGCGTTTGAGGGGCACCGACGAGAGGTTTGAGAAACACTGATGTAGGGTGTGTGAAGTGACGTGTGCCTGTGCTCTGTTTGCGTTTTAAGATATGGGTGTCGTATTTATttatcttccttccttccttctctatcTCTCGCCTGCTCTCTATGTGCCTCTCCTTCCCGTCCCCTCCAGAGTCGCCCCTATGCCCTCGTTCGGCCTCGGCCAGCCCGCTGACGCTGTGTGCCCACCGGCCTCACCACCGCTGCTCCGACCGCTGGAGGGTGACGTCCAGCACGCCCGACATCACCCAGCGCCGGCGCGACTCCACGCCGGTACGTCAACCATCCTTTTTTCTTTCCTTACGTATTTTTCAATTTCATTGACTGGATAGAGAGGAGACTAGATAGAGAGATACAAATCGAAAGAGGGTCATAGACAGTgaagggcacagacagacaggactcgACCCCTGTCGCCTGCAGGCCTGCGTGGTCCGAAATCTGAAGCGCCGACTACAACCATCCCTTAACGTTTAAACACAATAGAACACCGTTTGGCACTTTGAATAAGCTAGAATGTACTGTGTGTCATTTGGTTTTGAGAGAGATGTTTTTATCCTCATTAATACCTTTCTGATGGTTtgtgtctcttgtctctctgcagatAGAGAAGAAAAAGATAGAGAAGAAGGACAAGGAGCGGGAGAACCAGAAGGAGAAGAGTGCTCTCAGCAAAGACAAGGTGCTGAAGAAGAGACAGTCCTTACCCAGCATGAGGCACAGACCGGACCCAAGGTAACCTGCTCTCACGTGGATCTACTGTATCTGCATTTGGCACAGTATAGCACTAAACACCCTGTGCACACTACTGAGCCGAGCCGAACCAAGCCAAGCCCAGCTGTAGTGTATTGGCCTGGTTAGTTGTTGAAAACTTTCAGGAAAGGACAATGTTTAAAGAACATATACAAGCCAGCACAGCATATGTAGATTGGGTCGACATTATAATGTGAATAGGGTATAAGACTTAAAATTAGAGCTTAGAGTGTTTCCTGAGGTTAGGGATACAGTAAGAGACAAAGATAACCATGACTGCGAGTGCAGATGGTGAAACCAGCGTGTCTGTGTGTTGAAGTAAACTCAGGCTAAGACTTAAAAGCATGAGGCCCCTGAGCCGAAGGATATTTATCCAGCGCGTTAATCATAGCCGGCCGCGGGACATGGGAATGGATGGGGCTCACTGAcagatggagggaagagagagaaaaaaacgagTGCTCTGACTTAACAAAAGGgtctagggagagagggagagagagagagagagagagaaatgtaatgtttactgttcatttttattgtttatttcacttttatatattatctacttcacttgctttggcaatgttaacatgtttcccatgacaataaagccccttgaattgaattgagagagagagatgagaatgCCAGATGCCTTAAGGAAgagaagtacacacacacacacacacacacacacacacacacacacacacacacacacacacaccactctggtATAATGGGACGACTATTACACTGTCTACTGCTGGGAAACCATCCCATAATGCTCTGTCACAGACCACACGATGTTACACGTGTTAGGTTGTGTCGTGTCTGACCCTGCTACCTGGTGAGGTCATGTTTATTGACTGCTGTCTGAGACTTGAGGTTAGGGAGGCACATATGTAACAGAAACAGTTTTAATAGTATTACTTCATTGGAGGTATTAGTGGTAGTCTCCTTGCTTTATTGTGTATAGAGATGGACTATTTTTTCATCCCTAGGGCTGGACATGACTAAATGTTCGACTAAACTTTACTTAACTGTTGTTTGCTTATTATTATTTACATATTTCTAATGATTTCTAATGATTTGTCGGACATACTGTTTGTATTCATGTTTTACATAatagctccctccctccctccagtcctaGTCCCTTATCCAGACAGCGAGCTGCCTCACCCGCCACTACTCCTAGAGCaagaccttcctcctcctctcccagcccCGCTGCCTCCCCCAAACCCCCCTCTTCAGCCCGGGCTAGCCCCTCCACCCCCAAAGCCCGGCCCAAGAGGGCTAGGACCCCGGCCCGGGTGGACCACGGGCGCACCTCCTCCCCCGTTCCCCTGGAGAGGGCCAGGGAGACCCGCGGCCGTAGGTCAGCCACGCCCGAGGAGCCCAAAGGCAAGAGTGAGTAATGCAGTACCTAGTTAGTACCCCCAGGTGGAGGGTTATATGTGTAAGTAAAGTGTACTCCTCTTACAGGGATCACAACTGTGCAGGATCATTTTAAAGGGCTTAATCAGCGTAACCACATTCACTTtaagtggggggggggtgtattgttTATGTTGTTGGAATGAGTTCAATTGTAACACTAGACGCGTAACTCTCGGCGAGCGTGAGACACTCCTTTTCATTTCAATGAAGCGCGTAGGCAGTGCGGTTCGCGACAGGCTCGCGCTGCTCAGTGTCAAATGACTCTCTGGTTCTATTTTCAAGATTTCAAAGTAGCTGACTTGATAAAGTGGTTCGCCCTCTGCTCGCGTTGACGTTAAGTTAAGCTTCCAGTGGAGCAGGGAAAGAACCCACTGCTTCTGCAATGCCCCAGGGTAGTTCCTGTGTTATGTCACATTTAAAGCCAGTTATATTTACATTGACATTAAGCTCTGTGAATGGAAGTCCTGTCTTCAGTCTAGTTATGGTGTGGTTTGTAATGGTTTGAAAAATATGGACTCACTCACCCTAGATAATTTAGAATTTGATAGATTTGTATGCACTTGGCACACAAGCCGTGAGAACACTATATACCCATATAATTCAGTACCTTTTCATTTCCCCCTGACACAACTTGGATTTTAGTGTGTCTGTTTTCTATTGGCCGTCGCCCTGCCACGGCTGATTCATACTTTGCTTCTTCAGTTCTTTGTGGTTTGGCTCAGTTGTTCCCATGGCTGAGAAGAGTGAACCTGAAACTCAAACTGGAAAAAGTGAATGTGTGCGCGCGTACGTGCACTGTAGCGCCGGCCCAGCCTCAGGATGATTACCGTCGTAGTTAATTAGGCACGCCGACAATGCCGGCTCGTTAAGTGAGTTACACagcttctctgtctttctctccttcacACATAGCGAGGAAAAGCAGAGGGGGTGCTAATTACTGCAAAAATGCTATAATTACAAGTTTACAGAATCCAAAAATGGCCAAATTTTCCATGCTTTGCCACTGTTTGAATTAAGAACATCACAGAGTGTCTCACATCAACCAAGAGGAATCTAGACCGGAGGTCTAGTGTACTTGTCTTAATGTAATTACTCAGTTTTATCAGCGTTTCAGCTCAAAGAAGGCGATAGTTTGAACAGTGATTTGTCTTTAGAACACTCTTATTGTATttttccattcctctcctcttttcctgcTCAACTCTCTCTCCAGGCTCCCCCGTTCCTTCAATCGTGGTATCCTCCGCTCCGGCCACGCCCCCTTCGCTGAGTACACCAGTCACGACGGCCACCGCCACTCCCTCTGAGGTCCCTCCTTCCGCCCAATCAACCCCCAGTGTCCCTGCATcgtccccagccccagcctcctcATCAGCCAAGCCCATGGCGGGCACCAACAACCCAGAGGAGGCCGCCCGGACCCTGGCCGAGAAGAGGAGGCAGGCCCGAGAgcagagggagcgagaggagcaggagaaacgcgagctggaggagagagagaagtgagagtcATGTTATCctcatgtacagtacataaaccCACACTGGAGAGAGCCACTGCAGCGTCTAGTCGGGTTGCAAAATTCCTGAAATTTCGGTTGGAGGATTCGACCATTATCCTTTCTACTGTAAAGACAACCTATGTCTTACCAGCTTGAAGGGACAAGGTGGAAGTAACCATGGCAGCACATCACAATTTGAATAATTTCAAGTGTAAACCATCAACATATGGAGTACAATACAGTTCTCCACCGTGTCATATGCATGGCAGAATTAGACCACTCGGAATTAGACCACTATGATACAGTATGTGTGGTGCTCGTGTTACCCCCCGGAGGTGTGGAGCTGTTGACATTTGTGTAACGGCTTAAGTTGCCCCCCTCCGCTCAAGTTTATGAGCTAAAAAGGATTTCCTGCGTCAGCCTATTGTAGCACGTTGACAATAGTTACTATGTGACCACTGGGTATTTATGTCGTGACAGCTGTCAGGCTGGGCAACGGGCTCCTGTTGCTCTCTGTTCCTTTCCATTTTATCAGCAGGCAACTATTTCCTTATAAAAAAGTTTCATTTCCTGATTGTGTTGAACTTTTTATTTTCCTGACACAGCTATTGCCAATGTAGTACAAAGACAAAGATTCACTCTTTAAGCTAGAGCACATGTTAACTGATTTATTCTAAATCTagatgtatacagtgcattcggaaagtattcagaaccctggactttttccacattttgttaggttacagccttattctaaaattgattaaatcgttttttccctctcatcaatctacactcaacaggtttttagaatttttttgctaatttattaaaaataaaacacttaaatatcacatttacgtaagtattcagaccctttactcagtactttgttgaagcacctttggcagcgattatagccttgagtcttcttgggtatgacgctacaatctttgcacacatgtatttggggagtttctcccattctactctgcagatcctctcaagccactcctgtgttgacTTGGCTgcatgcttagggtcgttgtcctgttggaaggtgaactttctccccggtcttgagtgctctggagcaggtttttaacaaggatctctctgtactttgctctgttcatctttgccttgatcctgactagtctcctattccttgcagctgaaaaacatccccacagcatgatgctgccgccaccctgcttcaccgtagggatggtgcgaggtttcctccagacgtgacgcttgccattctggccaaagagttcaatcttggtttcatcagaccagagaatcttgtttctcatggtctgagagtctttaggtgccttttggcaaactccaagcgggctgtcatgtgctttttactgaggagtggcttctgtttggccactctaccataaaggcctgattggtggagtgttgcagagatggttgtccttctggaaggttctcccatctcaacagaggaactctatagctctgtcagagtgaccatcgggttcttggtcacctccctgaccaagacccttctcccccgattgctcagtttggccgggcggccaactctaggaagagtgttggtggttccaaacttcttccattcaagaatgatggaggccactgtgttcttggggaccttcaatgctgcagaaatgttttggtacccttccccagatctgtgcctcgacacaatcctgtctcggagctctacgaacaattccttcgacctcatggcttggttttagcatgcactgtcaactgtgtgaccttatatagacaggtgtgtgccttttcaaatcatatccaatcaattgaatttaccaaaggtggactccaatcaagttgtagaaacatttcaaggatgatcaatggaaacaggatgcaccagagctcaattttgagtctcatagcaaagggtctgaatacttatgtaaataagttatttcagttttttatttttaacacagttgcaaaaatgtctaaacctgtttttgctttgtcattctggggtattgtgtgtagattgctgaggattttgtttttttaatccattttagaataaggctgtaacataacaaaatgtgggaaaagtcatgctttccgaaggcactgcacATTTGTAAATAAGCCTATGCTTTGATTGGTAGACTGGTTGGATAGAGAGCCCCTGGTGATACATTATAGGTTGTATTGCTCGCTAGACTCATGGCGACACAGCGAAGGTGGGTAGGAGACTGCATTATAGGTAGGATTGCTAAATGCTTGTCGCCCTTTGCTCAGGGTCCTGCGAGAGGAGCGTAAGCTGCGGGAGGCGGAGGAGAGCCAGCGCAGAGAGGAGGAGGCGCGCCTCATGGCTGAGGAGCAGCGCCTGAGAGACGAGGCCCAGCGTGTGGATGAGGAGAAGGAGGCGCAGGAGAGAGCCAGGGCAGAGCAGGAGGAGAATAAGCGCCTACAAAAACAGGTGAACAAGCACCCCCAACTACCAGCAGACAGAGGGGCTGTGTCTGTccatccgtctgtccgtctgctTTTCTTATTGTCCACCTGCTTTGTGACAGAGAGCCTTCTGTAACCCTGTCTGTCCCAGATCACTACTTTAGCCAAGTTGGTCATCTACCTGACCTCATTTGATAAGGCATATCTCATAACCAACCTTGTTTCGTATATTTGTTCAAATCAATATCAACCAATGTGATTTGTCGTTAGCGTCGGTCAATATTTTCCCAGTGGCTACAGACATTGACATTAATGGCACATTGAATGGCCCCTTTCACTGTTTGGAGATCAGCAGAAAAGGCCCGAGTCCGTTTGACTCACTGACAACTTCCTGTGTCTACCAATGGTTTTACCGCCGTTGCTCAGGAGCAGTCGAGTCTAGGATCCCGACGAACAGATGTCAGTCAGTGAGCCAGAAAACACTGTGATTCACAGAAGGGTTTGTTTGCAGTGTCAACATAGACTGTGTGATAGGAGATAGGAGCTGCCCCTGGGGTTGTGTGGTTTTTGTCTAAGTGGTGGTTTTCTCTGGCTGACGACCCTTTGATACCCTCTAGTGCGCTGTCAATGAAGTGTCATTCGTAGTTTCAATAATGATGTATTTCAAAAATACAGTAGGCTAGAAAGGGTATTGTGTTCAATGACAGAATTTTGTCATTGTATTGAACCTAACAATGTTAAAAATATTCACTTCTACTACCACAAACAGTGACTGTATAAAGCAACAGGAAATACTATCTCCCTCAACACTATTGGTGGTAGTAGCATGTTATTAGCCTCGTAAAATCCATACGATAAATAGCACACTAGAATGGACATTGGCGTCCCAGCAGTGTGACTAAAAGGGCTGTCGTCTTGGTCAGTAATATAATGTATCTCTACGGTAACCCTTACGGATTTCACATGAATCTCACATGTGGTCCCacatgtgttttaaaaaaaacgcgttttaaaaaagtgtttttaaaaaaacGCGTTTTCATGTGATCCCgcgtgatcttatgtgaagttaatgtgataacatgaaaccaCACGCGTGTAAGCATGTGAGCGTATgtaaagtgttccaaaaacacatgtgaaatgtatttttttttctatAAGGGAAGAGCATACCACATTGTAATCTGTATGCTTTccagagagaggaggctgaggcTAAGGCCAAGGAGGAGGCTGAGAAACAGCGTCTGGACAGAGAGAAACACTTCcagaaggaggagcaggagagactggagaggaaAAAGGTAAGAAAAGATCCATGCATTCATTCTACTACATGAGTATACCCCACCAGAGTCCTCTCTACCCTGGTacccatgtctgtgtgtatagccaactcctatcGAATTCCAGCCATTGCCACCATTGCCATCTCCTTCTagaattgtcatgccaaacagacTGGCACCGTAACAGACTTGCAGACTACTGTAATCttctgtactgtacatattcCAAAGGTACAGAGGGAAATGTTTATTACACATTACAGTAAGCACACACAGGGCCTTAGATCAGTCAAAAGGAACGTTGTTCTAGTAGCAACAGGAAAGCATGCTTTAGCTTATGGTTACGTTTCTTTTTGTTTCACTCTTTAGACAAGGATTTGTTGAACATTATATCAACTCTCATATTCCTGCCGCCGAGAAGAATGATGTTGGCTTATCCTGGCTACTTGTTTTGATTTAATAGGGCTTACAGTCTCTGTTTGTTTGAGCGGAAGATTATATACTAGGTCCAAGACCTCAGGCTATATATAAACAGTTATGGTGGAGAGTGAGTCCTAACTGGCCCAGTTCAGTGTGCAGCCCAGGGTTATGTGTTCTGCCCGCACCTGGTGTACCACTCACAGTCAGACCATACTGCAACCCTCTGAGTCTGCTCTCTCACtcttgctctttctttctctcttactCACCCTCTGTTTTTCTTTCCGCCTGTCTCTTGTCCACCTTCGTCCCTCACTCTCCTattctctcccccccttctctttctgtctgtttctctctctccctctgtttctctctctccctctctttctttccctctctctctttccctctctctctctccctctctctctctcccctcctcgctccctctttcccccccccctctcttatCTGAGGCCCATGCAGCTCAGCTGGTCGAAGCAGCTCCGCATTGTGTGTTGAGCCAGGCTCTAGTGGTATTACTGCACAAGAACAGTATGTCCTCTACCCAAACGCCTGCTGAGTCACACGCCTCTGCACACTGCTCCACAGCTGCTGTTACATACCTGACTGGGTATGGATTCTGTGGATcacgcacaccagtggaggctgctgaggggaggacggctcataataatggctggaacggaacaCGTGGAGTGGCATCTGTTGAACGACTGACTCGGTATCCctttaatgtatttgataccattccacttattccgcttcagccattaccacgaacccgtcctccccaattaatttgccaccaacctcctgtggcacacacacacgggtCACCTAACTTTCCACTTTACCAATAGCGTGTATCACAACTCAACATCAGAGCTGCCCCACATCTGGCATATCTGTATGCTTTACTTGATTTATGGCAGCTAGCTCTTCTCTTAGCATCATGGCTGTCTTGCATTCagccaggccgtcattgtaaataagaatttgttcttaactgacttgcctggttaattaaataaaggttaaatacaaataaatatctTGTACCAGGTAGGATTTGGGTGTTTGTTTAGCTGTTCGGTGCCAACAAGGAGTCCGTTGAGATTAAGTTACTGCACAGTTACTGTATTACTGTGATTCAACCC is a window of Salmo trutta chromosome 37, fSalTru1.1, whole genome shotgun sequence DNA encoding:
- the LOC115177196 gene encoding MAP7 domain-containing protein 1 isoform X8 gives rise to the protein MNKMQSKDLDADLVGNALPEAISPRPAQDPKPAKEDTEGLTSPHKTGPAQIMETYTNEDKEKKVGTHTKPDVVPKSPAPPTLPMPGSSPSPKPNKDAVKSEDRQKLAKERREEKAKYLDKLGQIQDAVKSEDRQKLAKERREEKAKHLDKLGQIQAAKKSQWLEKEEKARQLRESQLDERRRKLEEQRIKTEKRRAALEERQKQKLEKNKARYEAALQRSTKKTWAELRQQRLSWAGGLSQNSSQRETRSLHLSPWESSIVDRLMTPTLSFLARSRSVASVLSNGKGQSPLCPRSASASPLTLCAHRPHHRCSDRWRVTSSTPDITQRRRDSTPIEKKKIEKKDKERENQKEKSALSKDKVLKKRQSLPSMRHRPDPSPSPLSRQRAASPATTPRARPSSSSPSPAASPKPPSSARASPSTPKARPKRARTPARVDHGRTSSPVPLERARETRGRRSATPEEPKGKSSPVPSIVVSSAPATPPSLSTPVTTATATPSEVPPSAQSTPSVPASSPAPASSSAKPMAGTNNPEEAARTLAEKRRQAREQREREEQEKRELEEREKVLREERKLREAEESQRREEEARLMAEEQRLRDEAQRVDEEKEAQERARAEQEENKRLQKQREEAEAKAKEEAEKQRLDREKHFQKEEQERLERKKRLEQIMKRTRKTDGGEKKDTKSPPPSQANGKEAESSKASADYQPSPEINKNTENDHSGERDRTTVHVVNGVQPASHENGLPSKGDTAHFEEIIQLANQGNSSNGGREKSESDMPTEPILAFESDEPFLKKVGPMKPQHVAEVL
- the LOC115177196 gene encoding MAP7 domain-containing protein 1 isoform X4, coding for MNKMQSKDLDADLVGNALPEAISPRPAQDPKPAKEDTEGLTSPHKTGPAQIMETYTNEDKEKKVGTHTKPDVVPKSPAPPTLPMPGSSPSPKPNKDAVKSEDRQKLAKERREEKAKYLDAVKSEDRQKLAKERREEKAKHLDKLGQIQAAKKSQWLEKEEKARQLRESQLDERRRKLEEQRIKTEKRRAALEERQKQKLEKNKARYEAALQRSTKKTWAELRQQRLSWAGGLSQNSSQRESRCSVSAVNLPKHVDSVINKRLSKSSATLWNSPNRTRSLHLSPWESSIVDRLMTPTLSFLARSRSVASVLSNGKGQSPLCPRSASASPLTLCAHRPHHRCSDRWRVTSSTPDITQRRRDSTPIEKKKIEKKDKERENQKEKSALSKDKVLKKRQSLPSMRHRPDPSPSPLSRQRAASPATTPRARPSSSSPSPAASPKPPSSARASPSTPKARPKRARTPARVDHGRTSSPVPLERARETRGRRSATPEEPKGKSSPVPSIVVSSAPATPPSLSTPVTTATATPSEVPPSAQSTPSVPASSPAPASSSAKPMAGTNNPEEAARTLAEKRRQAREQREREEQEKRELEEREKVLREERKLREAEESQRREEEARLMAEEQRLRDEAQRVDEEKEAQERARAEQEENKRLQKQREEAEAKAKEEAEKQRLDREKHFQKEEQERLERKKRLEQIMKRTRKTDGGEKKDTKSPPPSQANGKEAESSKASADYQPSPEINKNTENDHSGERDRTTVHVVNGVQPASHENGLPSKGDTAHFEEIIQLANQGNSSNGGREKSESDMPTEPILAFESDEPFLKKVGPMKPQHVAEVL
- the LOC115177196 gene encoding MAP7 domain-containing protein 1 isoform X2 — translated: MNKMQSKDLDADLVGNALPEAISPRPAQDPKPAKEDTEGLTSPHKTGPAQIMETYTNEDKEKKVGTHTKPDVVPKSPAPPTLPMPGSSPSPKPNKDAVKSEDRQKLAKERREEKAKYLDKLGQIQDAVKSEDRQKLAKERREEKAKHLDKLGQIQAAKKSQWLEKEEKARQLRESQLDERRRKLEEQRIKTEKRRAALEERQKQKLEKNKARYEAALQRSTKKTWAELRQQRLSWAGGLSQNSSQRESRCSVSAVNLPKHVDSVINKRLSKSSATLWNSPNRTRSLHLSPWESSIVDRLMTPTLSFLARSRSVASVLSNESPLCPRSASASPLTLCAHRPHHRCSDRWRVTSSTPDITQRRRDSTPIEKKKIEKKDKERENQKEKSALSKDKVLKKRQSLPSMRHRPDPSPSPLSRQRAASPATTPRARPSSSSPSPAASPKPPSSARASPSTPKARPKRARTPARVDHGRTSSPVPLERARETRGRRSATPEEPKGKSSPVPSIVVSSAPATPPSLSTPVTTATATPSEVPPSAQSTPSVPASSPAPASSSAKPMAGTNNPEEAARTLAEKRRQAREQREREEQEKRELEEREKVLREERKLREAEESQRREEEARLMAEEQRLRDEAQRVDEEKEAQERARAEQEENKRLQKQREEAEAKAKEEAEKQRLDREKHFQKEEQERLERKKRLEQIMKRTRKTDGGEKKDTKSPPPSQANGKEAESSKASADYQPSPEINKNTENDHSGERDRTTVHVVNGVQPASHENGLPSKGDTAHFEEIIQLANQGNSSNGGREKSESDMPTEPILAFESDEPFLKKVGPMKPQHVAEVL
- the LOC115177196 gene encoding MAP7 domain-containing protein 1 isoform X3 translates to MNKMQSKDLDADLVGNALPEAISPRPAQDPKPAKEDTEGLTSPHKTGPAQIMETYTNEDKEKKVGTHTKPDVVPKSPAPPTLPMPGSSPSPKPNKDAVKSEDRQKLAKERREEKAKYLDKLGQIQDAVKSEDRQKLAKERREEKAKHLAAKKSQWLEKEEKARQLRESQLDERRRKLEEQRIKTEKRRAALEERQKQKLEKNKARYEAALQRSTKKTWAELRQQRLSWAGGLSQNSSQRESRCSVSAVNLPKHVDSVINKRLSKSSATLWNSPNRTRSLHLSPWESSIVDRLMTPTLSFLARSRSVASVLSNGKGQSPLCPRSASASPLTLCAHRPHHRCSDRWRVTSSTPDITQRRRDSTPIEKKKIEKKDKERENQKEKSALSKDKVLKKRQSLPSMRHRPDPSPSPLSRQRAASPATTPRARPSSSSPSPAASPKPPSSARASPSTPKARPKRARTPARVDHGRTSSPVPLERARETRGRRSATPEEPKGKSSPVPSIVVSSAPATPPSLSTPVTTATATPSEVPPSAQSTPSVPASSPAPASSSAKPMAGTNNPEEAARTLAEKRRQAREQREREEQEKRELEEREKVLREERKLREAEESQRREEEARLMAEEQRLRDEAQRVDEEKEAQERARAEQEENKRLQKQREEAEAKAKEEAEKQRLDREKHFQKEEQERLERKKRLEQIMKRTRKTDGGEKKDTKSPPPSQANGKEAESSKASADYQPSPEINKNTENDHSGERDRTTVHVVNGVQPASHENGLPSKGDTAHFEEIIQLANQGNSSNGGREKSESDMPTEPILAFESDEPFLKKVGPMKPQHVAEVL